One segment of Streptomyces sp. NA02950 DNA contains the following:
- a CDS encoding 2-hydroxyacid dehydrogenase → MSADHSDTFRHRDPSHGSPGDSARPLAWLPIPPEEIDGLPDGLSYAFWDGGPDFPTDPARCAFYCVPYLKGVEVAVRPLPEMTELQVIQTLTAGIDHMRPALDGLPPGVRLCNARGVHDASTAELALTLILASLRGIPDFVRGQDAGEWRAGFRPALADKSVLIVGYGSIGRAIEDRLVPFECERVMRVARSPRTTERGPVHPIDSLPQLLPEADVVVLVTPLTEATRGLAGADFLARMKDGALLVNVSRGPVVDTKALLAEVETGRLLAALDVTDPEPLPAGHPLWHAPGVLITPHVGGPSSAFLPRAKRLLRDQLTRFASGESLRHLVATTG, encoded by the coding sequence ATGAGCGCAGACCACAGCGATACGTTCCGGCACCGCGATCCGTCTCACGGTTCTCCGGGGGACTCCGCGCGTCCGCTGGCCTGGCTGCCGATCCCGCCCGAGGAGATCGACGGTCTTCCCGACGGCCTCTCCTACGCCTTCTGGGACGGCGGTCCGGACTTCCCCACCGACCCCGCCCGCTGCGCCTTCTACTGCGTGCCGTACCTGAAGGGCGTGGAGGTGGCCGTCCGCCCGCTGCCCGAGATGACCGAACTCCAGGTGATCCAGACCCTCACCGCCGGAATAGACCACATGCGGCCCGCGCTCGACGGTCTCCCGCCCGGCGTGCGGCTGTGCAACGCGCGCGGGGTGCACGACGCGAGCACCGCCGAGCTGGCGCTGACCCTGATCCTCGCGTCCTTGCGCGGCATCCCCGACTTCGTCCGCGGCCAGGACGCGGGGGAGTGGCGGGCCGGGTTCCGTCCGGCGCTGGCCGACAAGTCCGTTCTGATCGTCGGATACGGATCCATCGGCCGTGCGATCGAGGACCGGCTTGTGCCTTTTGAATGCGAGCGGGTGATGCGCGTCGCGCGCTCCCCGCGCACCACCGAGCGCGGTCCGGTGCACCCGATCGATTCCTTGCCCCAACTGCTCCCGGAAGCCGATGTGGTGGTGCTGGTGACCCCGCTGACCGAGGCCACCCGCGGTCTGGCCGGGGCGGACTTCCTGGCGCGCATGAAGGACGGGGCGCTGCTGGTGAATGTCTCACGGGGCCCGGTGGTGGACACCAAGGCCCTGCTCGCCGAGGTGGAGACCGGTCGGCTGCTCGCCGCGCTGGATGTCACCGACCCCGAACCGCTGCCCGCCGGGCATCCCCTGTGGCACGCTCCTGGAGTGCTCATCACCCCGCACGTGGGCGGTCCCTCGTCGGCGTTCCTGCCGCGTGCCAAGCGGCTGCTGCGCGACCAGTTGACGCGCTTCGCGTCCGGCGAGTCGCTCCGTCATCTGGTGGCCACGACGGGGTAG
- a CDS encoding aldo/keto reductase, translated as MERRTIGPAALEVGAIGLGCMPMSWAYTASQRNGEDSVRAVHTALDAGASLLDTADMYGPFTNELLVGRVLKERRADAFVSTKCGLLVGDQHIVANGRPGYVKRACDASLRRLQTDVIDLYQLHRADPEVPIEETWGAMAELVAAGKVRALGLCAVGARAQRPRRTGAGMHDATVRQLERVQQVFPVACVQAELSVWSPEALETLVPWCSSRGVGFLAAMPLGNGFLSGTLTPGSGFEPDDMRARHPRFTAEMMAANQPIVVGLRRVARRHGESVTAAQVALAWLLAQGPHVVPVPGTKRERWAAENCAAAGVMLTGEDLVEIERLPRARGSWD; from the coding sequence GTGGAGCGCAGGACAATCGGACCGGCGGCGCTCGAGGTGGGCGCGATCGGCCTCGGATGCATGCCCATGAGCTGGGCGTACACCGCTTCGCAGCGCAACGGCGAGGACTCGGTGCGCGCCGTGCACACCGCGCTCGACGCGGGCGCGAGCCTGCTGGACACCGCCGACATGTACGGACCGTTCACCAATGAGCTGCTGGTGGGGCGGGTGCTCAAGGAACGGCGGGCGGACGCGTTCGTCTCCACCAAATGCGGACTGCTGGTGGGCGACCAGCACATCGTGGCCAATGGTCGGCCCGGCTATGTGAAGCGGGCCTGTGACGCGTCGCTGCGACGGCTCCAGACCGATGTGATCGATCTCTACCAGCTCCACCGGGCCGACCCGGAGGTGCCGATAGAGGAGACCTGGGGCGCGATGGCGGAGCTGGTCGCCGCCGGGAAGGTACGGGCGCTGGGGCTGTGCGCGGTGGGCGCGCGGGCGCAGCGGCCGCGGCGGACGGGCGCGGGGATGCACGACGCCACGGTGCGGCAGCTGGAGCGGGTGCAGCAGGTCTTCCCGGTGGCCTGTGTGCAGGCGGAGCTGTCGGTGTGGTCACCGGAGGCGCTGGAGACGCTGGTGCCGTGGTGCTCCTCGCGCGGGGTCGGCTTCCTGGCCGCGATGCCGCTCGGCAACGGCTTCCTGAGCGGCACGCTGACCCCGGGGTCGGGGTTCGAACCGGACGACATGCGCGCCCGCCACCCGCGCTTCACGGCCGAGATGATGGCGGCGAACCAGCCGATCGTGGTCGGGCTGCGGAGGGTGGCGCGGCGGCACGGGGAGTCGGTGACGGCGGCGCAGGTGGCGCTGGCGTGGCTGCTGGCGCAGGGACCGCATGTGGTGCCGGTGCCGGGTACGAAGCGGGAGCGGTGGGCGGCGGAGAACTGCGCGGCGGCCGGGGTGATGCTGACCGGCGAGGACCTGGTGGAGATCGAGCGGCTGCCGCGGGCGCGGGGGTCGTGGGACTGA
- a CDS encoding sorbosone dehydrogenase family protein: protein MERNPTVRRPRVIPVIAAAAATLLLVAGCSSDGDSTTGPEDRRSSPAKPGSESDSASPGAPSPTASAAPRKGSVKVERTLTTKLDSPWGVAPLPGGDLLVSSRDTGKIFKIAADTGKKTELGSVPGVSPAGEGGLLGLAVSSDFGSDHMVYAYFTTDSDNRIARMMYDDKRPAGDQLGAPDTIFKGIPKGAIHNGGRIAFGPDKMLYAGTGESGDRGLAQDLDSFGGKILRMTPEGEPVHGNPDPDSVVYSYGHRNVQGLAWDRDKRLWASEFGQDTWDELNLIKPGKNYGWPEAEGKAGEKAYVDPLEQWKPTDASPSGIAIAKGSVWMAGLRGERLWRIPLKGERPVAKPRSFLVGKYGRLRSVVATDDGGLWVTTSNTDGRGEPGKQDDRILKLKIT from the coding sequence ATGGAGAGGAATCCCACCGTGCGACGTCCCCGCGTCATCCCCGTCATCGCCGCCGCTGCCGCCACGCTGCTGCTCGTGGCCGGCTGCTCGTCCGACGGTGACAGCACCACCGGACCGGAGGACCGGAGGTCGTCTCCGGCGAAGCCGGGTTCCGAGAGCGATTCCGCTTCGCCCGGCGCACCGTCGCCCACCGCCTCCGCCGCGCCCCGGAAGGGGTCGGTGAAGGTCGAGCGCACCCTGACCACCAAGCTGGATTCGCCCTGGGGAGTGGCTCCGCTGCCCGGCGGGGATCTGCTGGTGTCCTCGCGGGACACCGGGAAGATCTTCAAGATCGCGGCGGACACCGGGAAGAAGACCGAGCTGGGGTCGGTCCCCGGGGTCTCCCCGGCGGGTGAGGGCGGTCTGCTGGGGCTGGCGGTCTCCTCCGACTTCGGCTCGGACCACATGGTGTACGCGTACTTCACCACCGATTCGGACAACCGCATCGCGCGGATGATGTACGACGACAAGCGCCCCGCGGGCGATCAGCTGGGCGCCCCGGACACCATCTTCAAGGGCATCCCCAAGGGCGCGATCCACAACGGCGGGCGGATCGCCTTCGGCCCGGACAAGATGCTCTACGCGGGCACGGGCGAGAGCGGGGACCGCGGACTCGCCCAGGACCTGGACTCCTTCGGCGGCAAGATCCTGCGGATGACCCCCGAGGGCGAGCCCGTCCATGGCAATCCGGATCCCGATTCGGTGGTCTATTCCTACGGCCACCGCAATGTCCAGGGCCTGGCCTGGGACCGCGACAAACGGCTGTGGGCCTCCGAGTTCGGCCAGGACACCTGGGACGAGCTCAATCTGATCAAGCCGGGCAAGAACTACGGCTGGCCCGAGGCCGAGGGCAAGGCGGGAGAGAAGGCGTATGTCGATCCGCTCGAGCAGTGGAAGCCCACTGACGCCTCGCCCAGCGGTATCGCCATCGCCAAGGGTTCGGTGTGGATGGCGGGGCTGCGCGGGGAGCGGCTGTGGCGCATTCCGCTGAAGGGCGAGCGGCCGGTGGCCAAGCCCCGGTCGTTCCTGGTCGGGAAGTACGGGCGGCTGCGGAGTGTGGTGGCCACGGACGACGGGGGGCTGTGGGTGACAACAAGCAATACGGACGGGCGGGGCGAGCCGGGCAAGCAGGACGACCGGATCCTGAAGCTCAAGATCACCTGA
- a CDS encoding DUF6191 domain-containing protein: MFNLIEELFAPGRKHTEEERNRLEVTLDEVGSSDPGKGPIDLESGRVVIRPREAG; the protein is encoded by the coding sequence ATGTTCAACCTCATCGAGGAACTGTTCGCGCCCGGCCGCAAGCACACCGAGGAAGAGCGCAACCGGCTGGAGGTCACCCTGGACGAGGTGGGCAGCAGTGATCCGGGGAAGGGCCCTATAGACCTCGAGTCCGGCCGGGTGGTGATCCGGCCTCGCGAGGCCGGCTGA
- a CDS encoding helix-turn-helix transcriptional regulator gives MGAAGKVSARTSDSCAILDDVHTTSVSPVFVGRTEELSLLDDALARATTGEPQVLLIGGEAGVGKTRLVDEFLAAAVATGAVAATGGCVEIGADGLPFAPVSTVLRSLRRKLGPELDGAAAGQEGELARLLPELGEPARESHDGDGRARLFELTVRLLERLASTRTLVVAIEDLHWADRSTRELLAYLFRSLLSARLLVVATYRSDDIHRRHPLRPFLAEVDRMREVQRIELARFNHGEVRDQITGINGREPERQLVDRIFKRSDGNAFFVEEIARSLNEGCSRGLSESLRDLLLVRVEALPEESQAVVRILAEGGSAVEYPLLRSVARFDEDDLIDALRSAVGANIVQPTADESGYRFRHALVREAVVDDLLPGERSRLNRQLAEALEAEPSLVRPDERAARLASYWYHAHDPAKALPAVLRAAAEARRRYAHAEQLRLLERAMELWEDTPKEIRETQRPLGYAEAYPPYGSEDEALRHLDLLAEVVVAAHMSGQPERALAVSKKALRKLAKGDADPLRAAWFWTQQSKLLESMARGDGWEELSRAQELVRGLPPSPVHAEVMAHMAGWTMTHRPGPHGLAVAERAVELARMVGAESTGLHARLTLGYFTGDSGDTERGLTEMREVCARAVDLGDISVLGRCYVNLASALEGVGRSAEAVAASEEGDRVLDRFGLVDSRAWVYGNLAESWFSLGRVCAAEKAARKALRLALGTKPRGTASNRLAQLALMRGDWDAAERELTAAREHFGSHNYEPQYTIQTMGFAMELASGRGRILEVRALLDQALEAGFPPGMQRYAWPLLNIAASAETATRGLPTAEPGRAATLARIAAAAKGLAQSVPMWRAYAAMLQAELGRAKGHSRPDQWAEATDAFAALDRPYPLARARHRWAEALLDAGRGPADTRGREQAAELLAQAHAVAERLGARPLREEIELLARRARLPLAPAATRAALAAPATGTRALPMAATPAHPPAPEPADPAAELGLTPRERDVLRLVAAGHSNRQIAEELFISPKTASVHVSNILAKLGVSGRGEAAALAHRLRVVDGLADGAVAR, from the coding sequence ATGGGGGCCGCCGGGAAAGTCAGTGCCCGAACGTCGGACTCCTGTGCGATCCTCGACGACGTGCACACCACGTCTGTCAGCCCGGTGTTCGTCGGCCGCACCGAGGAACTGTCCCTCCTCGACGACGCGCTCGCCCGCGCCACCACGGGCGAGCCGCAGGTGCTGCTGATCGGTGGCGAGGCGGGGGTCGGCAAGACCCGGCTGGTCGACGAGTTCCTGGCCGCCGCCGTGGCCACCGGGGCGGTCGCGGCCACCGGTGGCTGCGTCGAAATCGGCGCCGACGGGCTGCCGTTCGCCCCCGTCTCCACCGTGCTGCGCTCCCTGCGGCGCAAGCTGGGCCCCGAGCTGGACGGAGCCGCCGCCGGACAGGAGGGCGAGCTGGCCCGGCTGCTGCCCGAACTGGGCGAGCCCGCCCGTGAGTCCCACGACGGGGACGGACGGGCCCGGCTCTTCGAGCTCACCGTCCGGCTGTTGGAGCGGCTGGCCTCGACGCGCACCCTCGTGGTCGCCATCGAAGACCTGCACTGGGCCGACCGCTCCACCCGGGAACTGCTCGCCTATCTCTTCCGCTCGCTGCTCAGCGCCCGGCTGCTGGTCGTCGCCACCTACCGCTCCGACGACATCCACCGCCGCCATCCGCTGCGGCCGTTCCTCGCCGAGGTCGACCGGATGCGCGAGGTCCAGCGGATCGAACTGGCCCGCTTCAACCACGGCGAGGTACGGGACCAGATCACCGGGATCAACGGCAGGGAGCCCGAACGCCAGCTGGTCGACCGGATCTTCAAGCGCAGCGACGGCAACGCCTTCTTCGTCGAGGAGATCGCCCGCTCCCTCAACGAGGGCTGTAGCAGGGGGCTCAGCGAATCGCTGCGCGATCTGCTGCTGGTGCGGGTCGAGGCACTGCCCGAGGAGTCGCAGGCGGTGGTGCGGATCCTCGCCGAGGGCGGCTCGGCCGTCGAGTACCCGCTGCTGCGCAGCGTCGCCCGGTTCGACGAGGACGATCTGATCGACGCGCTGCGCTCGGCCGTCGGCGCCAACATCGTCCAGCCCACGGCCGACGAGAGCGGCTACCGCTTCCGGCACGCGCTGGTGCGCGAGGCCGTCGTCGACGATCTGCTGCCCGGTGAGCGTTCCCGGCTCAACCGGCAGCTCGCCGAGGCCCTGGAGGCCGAACCCTCCCTGGTGCGCCCCGATGAGCGGGCCGCCCGGCTGGCCAGCTACTGGTACCACGCCCACGATCCGGCCAAGGCACTGCCCGCCGTGCTCCGGGCCGCCGCCGAAGCCCGCAGGCGCTATGCCCACGCCGAGCAGCTGCGGCTGCTGGAGCGGGCCATGGAACTGTGGGAGGACACCCCCAAGGAGATCCGCGAGACCCAGCGGCCCCTGGGCTACGCCGAGGCCTATCCGCCCTACGGCAGCGAGGACGAGGCCCTGCGCCATCTCGACCTGCTCGCCGAGGTGGTGGTGGCCGCCCATATGTCCGGCCAGCCCGAACGCGCCCTGGCCGTCAGCAAGAAGGCCCTGCGGAAGCTGGCGAAGGGCGACGCCGATCCGCTGCGGGCCGCCTGGTTCTGGACCCAGCAGTCCAAGCTGCTGGAGTCCATGGCGCGCGGCGACGGGTGGGAGGAGCTGAGCCGCGCCCAGGAGCTGGTGCGCGGACTGCCGCCGTCCCCCGTGCACGCCGAGGTCATGGCCCATATGGCGGGCTGGACCATGACCCACCGCCCGGGGCCGCACGGGCTGGCCGTCGCCGAGCGGGCGGTGGAACTGGCCCGGATGGTCGGTGCGGAGAGCACCGGACTGCACGCCCGGCTGACGCTGGGCTACTTCACCGGCGACTCGGGCGACACCGAGCGCGGACTGACCGAAATGCGCGAGGTCTGCGCACGGGCCGTGGACCTGGGCGACATCAGCGTCCTGGGGCGCTGCTACGTCAATCTGGCCTCCGCGCTGGAGGGCGTCGGCAGATCGGCGGAGGCGGTCGCGGCGTCGGAGGAGGGTGACCGGGTCCTGGACCGCTTCGGGCTGGTGGACTCCCGGGCCTGGGTGTACGGCAACCTCGCGGAGTCGTGGTTCTCCCTGGGCCGGGTGTGCGCGGCGGAGAAGGCGGCCCGGAAGGCCCTGCGGCTCGCCCTGGGCACCAAACCGCGCGGCACCGCCTCCAACCGGCTGGCCCAGCTGGCCCTGATGCGCGGCGACTGGGACGCGGCGGAGCGTGAACTCACCGCGGCCCGCGAACACTTCGGCTCCCACAACTACGAACCGCAGTACACCATCCAGACCATGGGGTTCGCCATGGAGCTGGCGTCCGGACGCGGCCGCATCCTGGAGGTCCGGGCCCTGCTGGACCAGGCGCTGGAGGCCGGATTCCCGCCCGGGATGCAGCGCTACGCCTGGCCGCTGCTGAACATCGCGGCCTCCGCCGAGACCGCCACGCGCGGACTGCCCACCGCCGAGCCCGGCCGGGCCGCCACACTGGCCCGGATCGCCGCGGCCGCCAAGGGGCTTGCCCAGTCCGTACCGATGTGGCGGGCCTACGCCGCGATGCTCCAGGCCGAGCTGGGGCGCGCCAAGGGGCACAGCCGCCCCGACCAGTGGGCCGAGGCCACCGATGCCTTCGCCGCGCTGGACCGGCCGTATCCGCTGGCCCGCGCCCGGCACCGCTGGGCGGAGGCGCTGCTCGACGCGGGCCGCGGTCCGGCGGACACCCGCGGACGCGAGCAGGCCGCCGAACTCCTCGCCCAGGCACATGCCGTGGCCGAGCGGCTCGGGGCACGCCCGCTGCGCGAGGAGATCGAGCTGCTGGCCCGGCGCGCCCGGCTGCCGCTGGCTCCCGCGGCCACCCGCGCCGCGCTCGCCGCCCCGGCGACCGGCACCCGCGCGCTTCCCATGGCGGCCACTCCCGCGCATCCCCCGGCCCCCGAACCCGCCGACCCCGCAGCGGAGTTGGGGCTGACGCCCCGCGAGCGCGATGTGCTGCGGCTGGTCGCCGCGGGCCACAGCAACCGCCAGATCGCCGAGGAGCTGTTCATCTCGCCGAAGACGGCGAGTGTGCATGTCTCCAACATCCTGGCGAAGCTGGGCGTCTCGGGCCGCGGTGAGGCCGCCGCCCTGGCCCACCGGTTGCGGGTGGTCGACGGTCTGGCCGACGGCGCGGTGGCCCGCTGA
- a CDS encoding MMPL family transporter has protein sequence MATLARWCLRRPVLVIVMWLAAFAGVASAAGAAGSAYSNNYDIPGTESSTVSALLEQRFPDRSGDSDTLVWHTAASAGTVASKDIEQRMTTALHRIARLPGVVSATGPYGDEGGGRISADRHTAYATVVFRKPATDLGEAEVRRVLDTARSAARGLPGLQVEMGGAGASLTESSGSAHLSEIIGVAVAAVVLFLAFGSFAAALLPIATALIGVGTAYAAIGLLGHTMTVADFAPMLGVLIGLGVGIDYALFIVTRHRRGLRRGLSVDEAARRAVATSGRAVVFAGATVCLALLGMLVLRLNFLNGVAVAASLTVACTVAASLTLLPALLGLIGTKALNRRERARLAEHGPRPVRNRGLATRWAALVERRPTLLGGVAAAVVLLFALPTFSLHLGTSDQGNNPADATTRRSYDLLAEGFGPGFNGPLTLIGRIDGADDRMAFTRLPHTLRTTEGVASVSAADLGGGGDTGLITVVPKTAPQAETTSRLVDRLRTEVLPEAERGSSLRVYVGGLTAGYDDFAGVIVAKLPLFVGVVVALGCVLLLLAFRSIGIPVKAAAMNVAAVASSFGVVVAIFQWGWGSELLGLGRAGPIEPFLPVIMVSVLFGLSMDYQVFLVSRMYEEWQHTRDNRVAVRVGLAETSRVINSAAVIMIAVFSAFVLSGDRIIAMFGIGLAAAVALDAFVLRTLLVPALMHLLGGANWWLPGWLERLLPRISIEGESAAAGPVTLPGQRDTRHADAGTRGGV, from the coding sequence ATGGCCACACTCGCCCGGTGGTGTCTCAGGCGCCCCGTCCTCGTCATCGTGATGTGGCTGGCGGCCTTCGCGGGAGTCGCCTCGGCGGCGGGCGCGGCCGGTTCCGCGTACTCCAACAACTACGACATCCCGGGGACCGAGTCCTCCACGGTCTCCGCCCTGCTGGAACAGCGCTTCCCCGACCGTTCCGGCGACAGCGACACCCTCGTCTGGCACACCGCCGCATCCGCCGGAACCGTGGCCTCCAAAGACATTGAGCAGCGGATGACCACGGCGCTGCACCGGATCGCGCGGCTGCCCGGCGTTGTCTCCGCGACCGGCCCGTACGGCGACGAGGGCGGCGGCCGGATCAGCGCCGACCGGCACACCGCCTACGCCACCGTCGTCTTCCGCAAACCCGCGACCGACCTGGGCGAGGCCGAGGTGCGCCGGGTGCTGGACACCGCACGTTCCGCCGCTCGCGGACTTCCCGGACTCCAGGTCGAGATGGGCGGGGCGGGCGCGAGCCTCACCGAGAGCTCCGGCTCCGCGCATCTGAGCGAGATCATCGGGGTCGCGGTGGCCGCCGTCGTCCTCTTCCTCGCCTTCGGCTCGTTCGCCGCGGCCCTGCTGCCGATCGCCACCGCGCTCATCGGCGTCGGCACCGCCTACGCGGCCATCGGACTGCTCGGCCACACGATGACCGTGGCCGACTTCGCGCCCATGCTCGGGGTGCTGATCGGCCTCGGCGTCGGGATCGACTACGCGCTGTTCATCGTCACCCGGCACCGCCGGGGTCTGCGGCGCGGGCTGTCCGTCGACGAGGCCGCGCGGCGTGCGGTGGCCACCTCCGGCCGTGCGGTGGTCTTCGCGGGGGCCACCGTCTGTCTCGCGCTCCTCGGCATGCTGGTGCTGCGGCTGAATTTCCTCAACGGGGTCGCGGTGGCGGCCTCGCTCACGGTCGCCTGCACCGTCGCCGCCTCGCTCACCCTGCTGCCCGCACTGCTCGGGCTGATCGGCACCAAGGCCCTGAACCGGCGGGAACGCGCCCGGCTGGCCGAGCACGGTCCGCGGCCGGTGCGGAACCGCGGCCTCGCCACCCGCTGGGCGGCCCTGGTCGAGCGCCGCCCCACACTGCTGGGCGGAGTCGCCGCCGCCGTGGTGCTGCTGTTCGCCCTGCCCACCTTCTCCCTCCATCTGGGCACCTCCGACCAGGGCAACAACCCCGCCGACGCCACCACCCGGCGCTCCTACGACCTGCTCGCCGAGGGGTTCGGGCCCGGCTTCAACGGCCCGCTCACACTCATCGGCCGGATCGACGGGGCGGACGACCGGATGGCCTTCACCCGGCTGCCCCACACCCTGCGCACCACCGAGGGGGTGGCGTCGGTGAGCGCCGCGGACCTCGGCGGCGGTGGCGACACCGGACTCATCACCGTCGTCCCGAAGACCGCCCCGCAGGCCGAGACCACCTCCCGGCTCGTCGACCGGCTGCGCACCGAAGTGCTGCCCGAGGCCGAGCGGGGCAGTTCGCTGCGGGTGTACGTGGGCGGACTGACCGCGGGCTACGACGACTTCGCCGGGGTGATCGTCGCCAAGCTGCCGCTGTTCGTGGGGGTGGTGGTGGCGCTCGGCTGTGTGCTGCTGCTGCTCGCGTTCCGCAGCATCGGCATCCCCGTCAAGGCGGCGGCCATGAACGTGGCCGCCGTCGCGTCGTCCTTCGGGGTGGTCGTCGCGATCTTCCAATGGGGGTGGGGGAGCGAGCTGCTGGGGCTGGGACGGGCGGGCCCGATCGAACCCTTCCTGCCGGTGATCATGGTCTCGGTGCTCTTCGGGCTCTCCATGGACTACCAGGTCTTCCTGGTCAGCCGGATGTACGAGGAGTGGCAGCACACCCGGGACAACCGGGTCGCGGTCCGGGTCGGCCTCGCCGAGACCAGCCGGGTCATCAATTCCGCCGCCGTCATCATGATCGCCGTCTTCTCCGCCTTCGTGCTCAGCGGCGACCGGATCATCGCGATGTTCGGCATCGGGCTCGCCGCCGCCGTCGCCCTGGACGCCTTCGTGCTGCGCACCCTGCTGGTGCCCGCCCTGATGCATCTGCTCGGCGGTGCCAACTGGTGGCTGCCGGGCTGGCTGGAGCGGCTGCTGCCGCGGATCAGCATCGAGGGGGAGAGCGCGGCCGCCGGTCCGGTGACCCTGCCCGGACAGCGGGACACGCGGCACGCCGACGCGGGGACGCGGGGCGGCGTCTGA